From a single Apium graveolens cultivar Ventura chromosome 2, ASM990537v1, whole genome shotgun sequence genomic region:
- the LOC141708370 gene encoding 2-methylene-furan-3-one reductase-like, which yields MQRAWIYEEHGPKEVLKLRDIAIPHLKHNQLLVQVRAAALNPIDSKMRQRPIVPACLPMIPGCDMAGVVTEKGDSVLDFDIGDEVYGNIQDFCMDEVKQLGTLAEFIVVEEHLVALKPKKLSFEEAASLPVAVQTAIQGFRTAGFKEGQSVFVVGGAGGVGSLVVQLAKYLFGASKVVATTSTTKVKFVKSLGADMVVDYTKTGYQEINEKYDFVYDTVGDSINSSVVAKDHAPIVDITWPPSNPRAIHSGLTVSREILGKLGPYLESGVLKAVIDPAGPFHFSNVPQAFGYLETGRAKGKVVISSFPRQQPSFSL from the exons ATGCAGAGAGCTTGGATCTATGAAGAACATGGCCCAAAGGAAGTACTTAAGCTAAGAGATATCGCGATTCCTCATCTCAAACACAATCAGTTACTTGTTCAAGTTCGTGCTGCAGCTTTAAATCCTATTGATTCTAAGATGCGCCAACGACCCATTGTTCCTGCATGTTTGCCT ATGATCCCGGGCTGTGACATGGCTGGGGTCGTGACAGAAAAAGGCGACAGCGTTTTGGATTTCGATATAGGTGATGAGGTCTATGGTAACATTCAGGATTTCTGCATGGATGAAGTCAAACAGCTTGGGACTTTAGCTGAGTTTATTGTTGTCGAGGAGCATTTGGTGGCTTTGAAACCGAAAAAGCTTTCATTTGAGGAGGCAGCTAGCTTACCCGTGGCAGTTCAAACAGCGATACAAGGATTCAGAACCGCAGGTTTTAAGGAGGGACAATCAGTTTTTGTAGTTGGTGGAGCTGGCGGTGTTGGATCACTGGTTGTTCAACTGGCCAAGTACTTGTTTGGAGCTTCTAAAGTTGTGGCAACAACTAGTACCACCAAAGTCAAGTTCGTAAAGAGCTTAGGTGCTGATATGGTTGTAGACTACACCAAGACTGGATACCAGGAAATTAACGAGAAGTATGATTTTGTATATGATACAGTTG gtGACTCGATAAATTCAAGTGTGGTGGCTAAGGATCATGCACCAATAGTTGACATAACATGGCCTCCATCGAATCCAAGAGCAATTCATTCTGGATTGACAGTTTCCAGAGAAATTTTAGGAAAGCTTGGACCATATTTAGAAAGTGGAGTCCTTAAGGCTGTGATTGATCCTGCAGGACCTTTTCATTTCTCTAATGTACCACAAGCTTTTGGATATTTAGAAACTGGAAGAGCCAAAGGGAAGGTTGTCATATCTTCTTTTCCGCGCCAGCAACCGTCCTTTTCTCTATGA